In the genome of Buteo buteo chromosome 14, bButBut1.hap1.1, whole genome shotgun sequence, the window ggCATATGAAACCTTTGATGCATAAAATCAAGTCTGAGAGAGGAGGCGAAGGAGGCAGGAAGcctttagcttttcttttggaaCAGGCTTATTTCTATAAATCAGTAGTTCTGCATCTCTAAAATACTGGGGTAGAAGGCAGGGCTGGGCCTTCTGAGACTTGGGTCTATTTCTAGCACTATCAATGGCTTGACATGTGACCTTCCCAAGGTCAGTGCTTCTGTTTTCCTATCTGTTgagcaaataaaattatactGTATTCCATTGTAAAAGCCGCTGAGATGGGTTGATAAAAAGAGGAATAACTGGGTATTACTCTTACGTAAGAATTGACTTTTTGTGTTGTACCCCTGAGTAGTGACGGTAATGACCTCAGTCACCAGGTTTGTCCATCACAGATTTTGAAGCACCTTTGGGCTATATAATTCCTTCTACTTCCTCGGactgggaaactgaggcacaggaaAGAGAATTTAGTTGCTCAGAGTACAGTCAGCAAACTATTGGTGGAGGCAGGAATAGGGCAGGTCTTTGCCTCAGTGGTGTGTTCTGTACCCTAAGAAGCATTTCCCTCTCCATTATTAAAGAATGGAAATACGTTATAGTTAGAGCAGAGACGTAAACTCTTATCTACTTTTGTCCATTTAATCCTTATGTTGCTCTGAGACTATGCCATGAAAATggataagaaaataattatttattgaaAACACATTATAGATCTATTATTCAAGCTGATGTGATTCAGTGGGATTACTTGTGTAAGCAATAGATTGAAAGTTTggacacttctttctttttttcttttttttggttgagaaagataatttttaatgcCTTGTGTAGATCTAAATGACACTGTGATTTGTGTTGCATGAGTTAACTCATGCTCTTCCTGTCTCGACATATGAGTTTTAGTAAGAGGATGAAAGTAATGTTTAACTAACTTTAAATTGTATGAATGCACTTTACTAAACTACCTCAGTCAGTTAAATATGTTGCAGAGTGACCAGTTATTTCaactttttgcttgtttgcagtCTCTAATGTTTTAGGAAAGAATTAAATAAGCAAGCAATCAAACTAGAAAAAGGTCACATTATTAAAAGTGCAGTACTGTATTGTGTATTGATCACACTACACAGGAGTCAAGTCTTGCAGGATGTTGAGAATTGGTGTAACAAGTACTTAAAACAATAATGCTGGAATctgttgccaaaaaaaaaaaaagtgctgaggTTACAATATGGTGCAAATGTTATCACTTCTTATTAAGGGCTATAACATTATACTAGTACTTTCCCTGCTATAGCTGACTAAAAGAACAAGTATTTCTCACAGCTCCAGTTAATTTCACTGTAATATTTTTCCCCAACCTAAATGTATGTCTTctatcacaaagaaaaaaaaaataaaaaaaatctgtgtactTCAGTGCTGCAGTGCTGAACACTGCAATGCCAGACTTAGGAAGCAGAAACCTGGAGTGAAATCCCACTCCCCAAGTCAGGCAATCAGCCGTCTCACATACTGCATtgggaaaggcagaaatcagGCCTTCACACCAGGATTGAGAGCATAGAAGATGCAGCTTGGAGgacatttcagtgaaatgctgCAGTGGAATCTCAGTTCACGCTCTGGGGTCAGGGCTGCAGCAAAACCATCTCCCTCCATATGGGCTCCACAACTTGAAATTCTCTCCTGAAAACAGATAACCCACTTCTGTTGTATCAAACTTTTAAagtgagagtgtgtgtgtgtgtgcacacacgcatacgtgtgtgtgtgtgcgcgcgtgtgtgtgcgtTTTGGGATGAGAGGAATAAAAGGAGATGGGTGACTCAGCTCCTTATCTCTCTCCTAACCAACAGCATGGTGGGCAGAATCATACTTTTTCGGTGGAGTCACAGGGTCATTTCCCTGCTTAGTTGGAAGGGGCTTAAGTCTGTCCCTGCCATCACctttacatttgaaaacaaaccactCCAGAAGACTGCGCTGGAAACtacaggctggggggggagtgaaaggaacagagagaggaagataaaatttaaatgtCTGTGTGAATTCAGTCCTTCACCAAACAGCTATTCTGGATACTCTCACCAGTAAGGACAGTAGTTCTGGGGTTCAGTCTTGTCCTAAGAACTGCTCaggtattttaattatttgaatgCAAGTAATCACAGTGGAACTGGGTCAGAAACTCAGATCAATATATATAGTTTAAATAAGAAATTCTGGTCAGGACCTTGGCCTGGCCTACTGGCTAAATACACCTCTTGCTTCCTCACCATCAGAATTTCAAAGTGAATGACTACGTGGCTTTTATGGTGGACTGCACCCAGGCTGGATGCAAAATCTGTCCACCTCTGTGACTCCTATTCACTTTTCTGACACTTAGTGTTTGAAGCTTTTAAGACTAACCCTGTGACCTATTTGAGCCAGTGTTTCCAACATAAAATTATCACAAGGTCTGATATACTGGAGAAGAATGTCTATGGGTTTTGCTACCAGCTCCATAGTCTAAACATCTGATGTGTGAAGTCTGTTAGGTTAAGCTCAGTCTTATATGAAAGCACAATACAAGCAAGTCCTCCCAGGGCTCTGCACACCCTGCTGGGTGCTGTAACTCATGCTCCCCCACTGTCTTTCTCTGGTTCAAGAgatctcaaaattatttttcgTGTAAAGTAGAACAGCTGCAGCAAGAGGGCTGGTAGCCTGGTGGTTGAGGGTACGAGCCAAGAAAGAGGAACATGTGGGCTGGCTCTTACActgcaaaagagagagaatttttattttcccacccTGAGCCAGTCTCCTACTCACTAGATAGAAGTAGGCAAGCCATTTCTCtaactttctctttctttctttctttctctttctttctttctttctttcttaatctTCATCATCCACCACTGCATCATTTTGCAAAGCTCCATCTGTTGAATATATCACAAGGAGACTTGGAACACACTCACACATCACTGCcctcaggaaaataaagaagaaaaatacctagTTTTGGAAACCTTGTTAGGCCTAAATGCAATTTAGGTAGAAGTCCAGTAGTTCTGTGAAGGCTGGCCTGTGAAACATACCAAGATAGAAAATTCTGGGAGGAGATCCTTGTATTAGTTTAACCCTCCTGCTATTAGTTAAAACTGGATAATCTGAACTGGTTTAAAGTCATTGTATACATTGGGAAGCATAGTTTCTGCAGGAGTTGCATCAACATATAGAGGCACCTGTGTTAACTTCCACTCCCAGCATAGCCAAAGCCTAAATAAAAACacaatttcaaatgaaataatgatCCTataacttttctgtttgctgagtCCATCATAATTTCTAGTGcacgtgcacacacatgcaggTGTTTATATCCATACgtatatacgtgtgtgtgtgtgtatccaCACACAGCATCATGTCTACAGTGTAGGACTTCTTTATTGTGATTATACCTCCCACAGCAATAATGAAGCCAATTTTACAGTACATAGCACAAGTACTGAAAACAGGGTATGTACAGTAAtaaatttttgttctgtagaAACTTTGCAGATGCTCTGAGTTCTGCTTTGCAAGTTCTACAGTGTTAGACAAGGTAACTAGCTTTTTAACATGTCCTAATATAGCACAAATACACCCTTAACCAGTGTTACTTACACAGTCATAGCAACAGGGAAGTGGGAGATTACCAACTGGGAAAATGTAAAAGTATCCCTgtactttttcctgtttcaagGCATTTTCCATATTAGGAGTAAAAACATTCCTATTCAAAAGGCAACTGTGATGCCCAAGCCATTTTGCTTATGTTTGGTTAAATATGGGACTTTACACCCAGAAGAAAGGTATACATAAGAAGCTCATTGTCTTAGGCTTCCAGAAGTTGCAGAGGCAAACACGAGGTAAAAGACATCAGATAAGGAAAGGAGTCAAGGAAAATAGTCTTGGGTGCTCTTTCCCCTATGTGATCTTCTGGATAATTTGGAGGGGATAATGTGAGCTCTGGTTGTTCAACTTGTGTATGGACTGTAAACTGGGATGCATATGCTGAATTTTAAAGACTCAGATTCACTGGCACTTCAGCTCTGCATGATCTCTCACATTCCCACACTCTCTAAGTAAGAGTAAAACATTTCAGCCAGAGACATCCTGATCAACCTGATCCAGGAGTAGGTGTTTCCTTAAAACACTTAGAGGCAGGCCTCTTCTCCTAAGATACATGTTTCCAAACTTAATTCAAGAAGATGAGGAGATCTAGAAATTTAGGATTATGGCACTGAGTAATGATGGGTTAATTTCCTGGCCCTGACATAACTTTCCTGTGTAACTTGTCTTACAGAACCAAAACATCGAATACCAAATCTAAAATGGATGatgcctcttttcttcctctctgacTTGTCTTCTAGATGCTAACATTTGCATGGCAGATGCTCTCTCAGTACATGTATCATACATGAGACATGAATCTCTCTATATAATTCCAAAGTATACAGCTGAAAACACAATGGGTTCCTTATCTAAATACTCTTTTGGAAGTTACGTAGGACCCATAAACACTCTTACGTCCTCTGGCAgagtttttacctttttttttttcactttgaaattcTAGGGCCCCAGATGGCTTCCACTAGTTCTCACCTCTCAGCAGATCACTTGGAAGAAGCAGGCAATTTGTCCTTCATGCTTTGACAACAGGTCATTGTCTCCTTCGTCTTATTTGATtcgtatttatttatttaatatcttGTTAATGTTCAGGTCCTCTGGTTGCATTTTGATTGTTTTTACGGTGCCTGAGCAATTTTAATAACATGAAGGTAAAGATGCTCAGAAGCTTTGTTCTAAGACGGGAGGAGAACAAGCCCTTCAGTCTTCCTGCCCCCCATCCCAGTGAGCATTCACCAGGCTCCAGATTTCCAGCCTTTCCTCCCACAAGACTTTACTCATGGTGGTGATCTTGTCACTGCTGCTGACTGAGTGGGTCCCCaacccccaccctgacccttGCCCCTTCCCCTGactctcctgcctccctccacaGAGTTTCCTGGGGCTTCCCTGCCTCCAGCTCCCCTTGCACTTCAAGGCTGCAATTTTTGATCCATGGAAGGTTTCCAGCCAGCCTAGCAccactgcccccccacccccaccccgacATCACCGAGAGACAAAGTCAAAGAAACCATCAGGAGAAATGAATTAATGCGCCTCAACGTGGCGCCaagtttccttccctcttttttttcctaatgaaacCACTAATATATTTCTTGTGGTGCTTTCTGTCTCAGTGGCATTTTATCTCTTCTGGCCCGTTTGTAATTTATTGGGCAGGCTTTTTCAGGGCCaggatttctctctttttgtctgtttcGTTTCGTCCTCCTGTCCCATTTCGCCCCCCCCCGAcccgctcccccctccctccgtAGTCCCTGCCCACCGTAACGAACCGAAAGGCCAACTCTTCATCCTCGGGACCCGAAATGGCCACGGTAACTGTTGTAACTTGTCTGTGGTCTAATTACATTAATTTGATAAGATCATCGTCAGCAGGATGTCTAATTTACTTGTAAGCGGCAGCCAGGGAAAAGCTTTGACCAAATTAGCATGCCGCCAGGACCAGGGGGTGCAGGCTCCATATGGCTCCCTGGCTTTCCCTATAAATAACCCTCCTCTAGCCCACTCCCGCCGTTACATCCCCCCCACCAGCGTGCCGCAAAGTTCACCAGCGGCGCCGGACGGGAGCGGTATCGCCCCGGGCTGCAGGAGGCACCCGGCGGCCGGGCTGCGTCTCCCgcccccgcctcctcctcctcctcctcgtcctcctcctcctccacctcctcctcctcctcctcctcagcgcGATTTGACAAGGCAGGGGGAAACGCAGGTTTCCACTTGCACCACCAGAGGTGCAACTGGTTCTTCGCTCGTAGGCATCTGAAACCCGTCCAAATGATGCAGAAACTTTTGTATGCTTGGCTCCTTTCTTTAAGGCCAGGCACCGATTTTTCCGCTGTGTAATCTCTTTTGTCAGAAGGGTGGGAGATGGAAAGAGCggcggggggaggaagggggagggggtCGAGGGAAGCGAGCGTTGTATTTCCACAGAGAGGCTATTAGGAGCATCCCTAGAGAAATACCTATGCATGTACATGCGTGCATCTCTAGATTTTTATATGTAGATAAGAATGTCAAGATGCACAACTGTCAGTTtcagccctctcctcccctccttaaGGGAGACACTGGATTCTGTGGGAACAGGTAGCGTGAATTGCTAACGGTGCAGCaatcccctcctccctgcccccccttctcTGTGGTCAcctaaattataaaaatatgtgtatGTAATGCAATAATCCATGGTTCGACATTGCATGGAGAACGCCAGCAAGAGACCAAATCCGGCATGCAACGCTATAGActgcaggggaggaagaaatgcgtttaaagcaacaataaaaatgGCGTGCAGAATAATTACCTCAAATTGCTATTCGCTTGACACCCTGACACTAATTGTGTTCGAGCCGTTGGGAAATACAATAAGGCAAACGCACCTTCCGTGCCTGCTTGTGCAGGTGTGAGTGCGTGTGAGCGGGGGCAAGAAGGAACTGGTCGGGAGCAGGGGAATGCTAAACTTCCCatcttaaaaggaaagaaataaattaaataatccaTTTAGGAGAAAGCCTCTAAATAGATCGACAGCTTTTAATGCCAACGTTTTTAACGCTTGCCCTGTACgtggattgattttttttttttctccagcattcCCTCAGCAGATGGATTTTTGccactgcagctcagcagagggTGTCAGATCTTTCAGAGTGCACCAGGTTGAAACGAGCAGAGCCTCTTAGCAACTCTCCCTCTGCGTGCATGTGAGTGTGTGCGAGCGTGCGAGTCGGCAGCAGcggaagaaaaaggaaagaagagcgagcgagcgagcgaggaGGGGAGGCAGCGCGGCCGGCGGGGCGAGGCGAGAGGCgagaggcgaggcgaggcgcggccgggcgggcggccccggccccggccccgcggcagGCTCCGGCCGCCGGCGGGCATGGGCAGCCGCGCACCGCAGCGGGGgcaggcgcggcgcggcgccggCGGCTGGGCGGGCAGCGCCTAGGCTGGCCGGGGCGCGCTTTCAGCACCGGGGCCGCTGGACAGcgcccggcgggcggcgggcgaggAGGAGCGCGGCTccgcggccccgcgccgccAGGTCAGGCCGGCGCGGAGCCGCGCGCGGCGGCCACCTCCGCGGCCAGCGCCGCGCGCTCCGCCCGCGCCTCCCCAGGAGCatgcggcggcggccggcggctgGCAGCGCCGTCGCCCTGCCGGGGAGCCAGCGCGGCCGGCGGAGCTCCGCGTAGCTGCCCGGGAGGCGCCGGGGAGGGGGACCCAGGAGGGGGACTGGGTCGGGGCTGCTCTTTTTCCcgtctactttttttttttttttttttttttcttgcgtGCCTTGCAGTACGTGCCTGGATAGTTTGTGGATATAATTATTGACTGGAATCTGGGCTGTTGCAGTTGTAcgtgggggggggagagaggagaaaagaaagagtcccccccctccgccgaccctccctgctccccctgcccacatctttttttttttttttttttttcttctccccctttGGCGGTGGTTCGGACATTTCATGTATTGAATGAACTGGAATCGCTTTCCGCGTGAGGAGGATGGTTGCTGTTACTTTGTGATGAGCTCGGGGATGAATCGCTCGgtttaaaaatgctgctttggaTTCTGTTGCTGGAGACGtctctttgttttgctgctggaaaCGTTACAGGGGACGTTTGCAAAGAGAAGATCTGCGCCTGCAACGAGATAGAAGGGGATTTGCACGTAGACTGTGAGAAAAAGGGATTTACCAGCCTGCAACATTTCACCGCCCCAACTTCCCAGTTTTACCATTTATTCCTGCATGGCAATTCCCTGACTCGGCTTTTCCCTAATGAGTTTGCTAACTTTTACAATGCAGTCAGTTTGCACATGGAAAACAACGGTTTGCATGAGATTGTTCCCGGGGCTTTTCTTGGGCTGCAGCTGGTGAAACGCTTGCACATAAACAACAACAAGATCAAATCGTTCAGGAAGCAGACTTTCCTGGGGCTGGACGATCTGGAATACCTCCAGGCAGATTTTAATCTATTGCGGGATATTGACCCGGGAGCATTTAGGGACTTAAACAAGCTAGAGGTGCTGATTTTAAATGACAATCTCATCAGCACCTTGCCCCCCAACGTCTTTCAGTATGTGCCGATCACCCACCTCGACCTCCGGGGAAACCGTCTTAAAACCTTGCCTTACGAGGAGGTCCTGGAGCAGATCCCAGGCATTGCCGAAATCCTGCTAGAGGATAACCCCTGGGACTGCACTTGCGATCTGCTGTCGTTGAAGGAATGGCTGGAAAACATACCCAAAAACGCTTTGATCGGCAGAGTGATTTGTGAGGCTCCCACTAGGTTGCAGGGCAAAGATTTAAATGAGACCACAGAGCAAGAGCTGTGCAAAAAGAACAGAGTGGATTCTAGCCTAGCTGCTCCCCCTGCCGAAGAAGAAACCTGCGATCCTGGTCCCATTCCAACCCCCTTTAAAATACATGGCAAAGAAGACCCTGCCACGCCAGGATCTGGTCCAAACGGAGGTACAAAGATTCCCGTCAACTGGCAAATCAAGACCAGACCCACCGCTGCCGTGTCGACGGTTAGCGCGAAGAGCAAGCTACCGGCTACAGTGTCCTGCCCGCAGATCTGCAGCTGCGATCAGATCCCTGGCTCGGGTTTAAAGGTCAATTGCAATGACAGGAACGTGAGCAGCCTGGTGGATTTGAAGCCCAAGCCGTCCAACGTGCAGGAGCTGTTTCTGAGAGACAACAAAATACACACCATCAGGAAATCCCACTTTCTGGATTACCGGAAACTTAATTTGCTTGACCTGGGCAACAACAACATCGCGACCGTCGAGAACAACACCTTCAAGAACCTCTTTGATCTGCGATGGCTCTACATGGATAGCAACTACTTGGACACCCTGTCCCGGGAGAAATTCGCCGGGCTGCAGAACCTGGAGTATCTGAACGTGGAGTTTAATGGGATCCAGCTGATCATGCCCGGCACCTTCAACGCGATGCCCAAGCTGAGAGTCCTCATCCTCAACAACAACCTGCTGAGGTCTCTCCCAGTAGACGTGTTCGCCGGGATCTCCCTTTCCAAGCTGAGCATACACAACAATTATTTCATGTACCTCCCGGTGGCGGGGGTGCTGGACCAGCTCACCTCCATCACCCAGATCGACCTGCATGGCAACCCATGGGACTGTACTTGCCCTATCGTGCCTTTCAAACAGTGGGCAGAGATGCTGCGCCCCAAGGTGATTATGAGCGACCTGAGGTGCGAGTCCCCTGAAGATTTCTTCAAGGAGGATTTCGAGTCTCTCTCCAACGACGTGATTTGCCCTCAGTTAAAAATCTCGCCCACATTAACTTCCACTAACAAAAACAGCACCGGCTTGACGGAGACGGGCACTCACTCCAACTCCTACTTGGAGACCAGCCGGGTCTCTATTTCGGTGCTGGTGCCAGGGCTCCTGCTGGTTTTTGTGACCTCTGCCTTCACGGTGGTTGGCATGCTGGTGTTCATCCTGAGGAACAGAAAGCGGTCCAAGAGGAGGGACGCCAACTCCTCCGCATCCGAAATCAACTCCTTGCAGACGGTCTGCGACTCGTCCTACTGGCACAACGGGCCCTACAGCGCCGACGGGGCCCACAGGGTTTACGACTGCGGCTCCCACTCCCTCTCGGACtgaggcggcgggcggggcgggggcggccgccccccgggACCGGCCCTTCGCGCTCCGGCcggcgcggcggccgccgccggccgagGAGGGCTCCGCACCTCGGCCCCCCTTCGCGAGAAACGACACACCCACGCGCGCCCCCTCCTCACGACCGCCCCGTGGCAAGCGGCGAggcccggcgggcggcgggggggggcagcccggcgGCCGGGCGCGACCCCGCGGCCCCGCGCAGCCCGGCGAGGTGGGCGCATCCCCCGGCCGGGCGCCGCCGGGGCGGCAAGGGACACGCGAGGACCCGCTGCCTTCGGCTCCGGCGGGGCGGAACACGGCTCCCGGCTCGGCCGGGCTTTTGTTCTGTTGTGCTGGGGCTcggtttgcttttttttgccctCTTCCCGCGGGGACCGAGGCCTCGCCGAGAGGCCGGGAAGAGGAGGGGGGCGGAGGAAAAGGCTGGCGTCGGCCTCCTCCTGACGGCAAAGCAGGAGCGGAAAGTTGCACGAAGGCATGAATGTAATGTAAATAAGTGACTCCGACTCCGAAACGAACAGACAAacggacaaaaaaaaaaaaaaaaaaaaaaaaaagtgctgcatGGCTCGCATGGATACAACGCACCCCAGGGACGCTCCAGCCCCCGACTGGAAGCAGCGTCTAGTTCCCACCATCATCCCTCTTACCTGATAAGTCCCTTCGTATCAAACCTTCTATATACGAAATACagtataataataaaaagtgcCATTTCGCCATTTTTGTGTGATCAATAGGCAGTAGAGATCGTACTTTTACCGTGGAAAAAATTGTAAAGGTTTTATTTAAGACATAGTTGCATGAATATTctcattggattttttttcttttcttttcttttttttttttctttttttttttttttgaggcgGGAATTACTTTGCTGGGACAGATTTGCTTTGTTGATGGTGGGTTGTGTTTCGTTTTtcggggcagggagggggagtctttggttttgttttctctctcttctttttcaataTACATATTCAGTATTGCCTTTCCATCTGAATGTAAAAATTAGTACCCTTGATTTCTATTATGGTAACAGTgtaaacatacaaaaaaaaaaaatccagggcAGTTAAGCATGACCAATTAATGTCACTCTAGTGCTTAGGCTGCAAAGTTTAATGGTAGAAAATTCTGTGCTGTTGTAAATCTTACTATAACTTGAGGAAACCAGAACTGAGGAAGCAAGTGAAACTTACTAATTCTATTCGAGGATTTTATAATGgcatattttttcagtattaaagtgaaaatgttttcaactcCGGGTCCTTACCATTTTTCCAGCATCAGTTCTCGCAAGtgggttatttgggtttagGGGACAGAGCCTCCTTTCAGtgctctctgtgtgtgtctccctccctccctccctccctctctctctttccttccctccctccctctctctcattCATTCACAGGCAGAGACAGAAACACCCTTCCCTCACCCCTTCCCCAATGTAAATAACACACAGAAgtttcctgcctcctcccctctccctcgcctccttttttttttttttttttttttttaataatgcgGCAGTGAATCCCTTTATTAACACTGTGAATCTCTCGCTGCTGTCGCCgcctctgcctctgctgcacacagtgcaGATACTGTAGGGATGTTAGCGGGAATTTGATTTAATTGACTCTGCCTAGCTCGCTCTCATTAAGCCGGAGCAGGGTTTCAGGCTCAGCTCTGCAGGCCCGGGGGCAGGTTGCCGGACCGCCGGCGAggcggggctgcggcgggcggCCGGGCTCCGGCAGCTGCTCCCCATGGGAAAACTCATTAGCGAAGGGACTTTCCCATCCCTGctctggggagctgcagcctttgctgtCAAAGGCTGAGCAAGCCCCACGGCGCAGTGCTGCAGCTGAACTTCGGGCAGCTCGCCTCTGGTGCCGTTCCCGTAAGGGGAAAGCGCCCCTAAACCCAGTAAAACCTGTAAAGGCGAAAGCCCCGGCGAATC includes:
- the SLITRK1 gene encoding SLIT and NTRK-like protein 1; protein product: MLLWILLLETSLCFAAGNVTGDVCKEKICACNEIEGDLHVDCEKKGFTSLQHFTAPTSQFYHLFLHGNSLTRLFPNEFANFYNAVSLHMENNGLHEIVPGAFLGLQLVKRLHINNNKIKSFRKQTFLGLDDLEYLQADFNLLRDIDPGAFRDLNKLEVLILNDNLISTLPPNVFQYVPITHLDLRGNRLKTLPYEEVLEQIPGIAEILLEDNPWDCTCDLLSLKEWLENIPKNALIGRVICEAPTRLQGKDLNETTEQELCKKNRVDSSLAAPPAEEETCDPGPIPTPFKIHGKEDPATPGSGPNGGTKIPVNWQIKTRPTAAVSTVSAKSKLPATVSCPQICSCDQIPGSGLKVNCNDRNVSSLVDLKPKPSNVQELFLRDNKIHTIRKSHFLDYRKLNLLDLGNNNIATVENNTFKNLFDLRWLYMDSNYLDTLSREKFAGLQNLEYLNVEFNGIQLIMPGTFNAMPKLRVLILNNNLLRSLPVDVFAGISLSKLSIHNNYFMYLPVAGVLDQLTSITQIDLHGNPWDCTCPIVPFKQWAEMLRPKVIMSDLRCESPEDFFKEDFESLSNDVICPQLKISPTLTSTNKNSTGLTETGTHSNSYLETSRVSISVLVPGLLLVFVTSAFTVVGMLVFILRNRKRSKRRDANSSASEINSLQTVCDSSYWHNGPYSADGAHRVYDCGSHSLSD